In Treponema sp. OMZ 798, the following proteins share a genomic window:
- a CDS encoding FGGY-family carbohydrate kinase translates to MKTILTVDCGTQSLRTMLFDLKGNILAASRISYKPHTSPQPAWAEQDVEVYWNALKEGLSNLKEKAPDAFANIAGMGISSMRATTVLVDKDGKVLRPAIVWLDNRTAHGPYHPNFLVRTAFHAAGVYDPIVTVQSNCKMNWLRENEPEIWDKTWKMFFLSGWFIYKLTGKACDAVSSMVGYVPFVNRKRAWAKKHSIEETLMPLENEKRHDLTESGKIIGTLTDGISKELGLPQGIPLVACGSDKACETIGAGVVDSSLASLSFGTTATIEVCSKKYFEYKKLFPAYCGILPDTWLSELEIFRGYWMISWFKEELGKEECKLAESKGIIPEVILDKLLHASPPGGRGLMLQPYWGASVFDRYAKGSIIGFGDVHGRDDLYRAIIEGLAYSLREGLELIEAKGRLRCEKVAASGGASQSDAICQITADILNRPLVRGKTAEASSLGAAIITAAGIGEYASIEDAVKEMVLYEKEFIPNPEHRSLYDGLFGVYKKIYPALKDIYKDIQRVTNYPETKKMNG, encoded by the coding sequence GTGAAAACCATCTTGACGGTCGATTGCGGAACTCAAAGTTTGCGCACCATGCTCTTTGACTTAAAGGGAAATATCTTGGCAGCAAGCCGTATTTCCTATAAACCCCATACAAGTCCTCAACCGGCATGGGCAGAACAGGATGTTGAAGTTTACTGGAATGCCTTAAAAGAAGGCCTTTCCAATCTTAAAGAAAAAGCCCCGGATGCTTTTGCAAACATTGCAGGAATGGGCATCTCTTCAATGAGGGCTACTACAGTTCTGGTCGATAAAGACGGAAAAGTTTTGCGGCCCGCAATTGTATGGCTCGACAACAGGACAGCCCACGGTCCCTATCATCCCAACTTTCTTGTACGAACAGCATTTCATGCAGCCGGAGTTTACGATCCTATAGTTACAGTTCAGTCAAATTGTAAGATGAACTGGCTTCGGGAAAACGAGCCCGAAATCTGGGATAAAACATGGAAGATGTTTTTTCTTTCGGGCTGGTTTATTTATAAGCTCACAGGAAAGGCCTGCGATGCCGTCTCCTCGATGGTCGGTTATGTTCCATTCGTGAATCGAAAAAGAGCGTGGGCAAAAAAACATTCGATCGAAGAAACTCTTATGCCCCTGGAAAACGAAAAAAGGCATGACCTTACCGAAAGCGGAAAAATAATCGGCACCCTAACGGATGGAATTTCAAAAGAATTGGGACTCCCTCAAGGTATTCCCCTTGTTGCTTGCGGAAGCGACAAGGCTTGTGAAACGATTGGAGCGGGCGTAGTAGATTCATCTCTGGCCTCTTTAAGTTTCGGCACAACCGCCACAATCGAAGTCTGCTCAAAAAAATACTTTGAATATAAAAAACTCTTTCCTGCCTACTGCGGCATTCTTCCAGATACATGGCTTTCGGAATTGGAAATCTTCCGCGGCTATTGGATGATAAGCTGGTTTAAGGAAGAACTCGGCAAGGAAGAATGTAAGCTGGCCGAATCCAAGGGCATCATCCCCGAAGTTATTTTGGATAAGCTCTTGCACGCTTCTCCGCCGGGCGGAAGAGGGCTTATGCTCCAGCCCTACTGGGGAGCAAGCGTCTTTGACCGTTATGCTAAGGGGAGCATCATAGGTTTCGGCGATGTCCATGGCCGAGATGACCTATACAGAGCTATAATCGAAGGTCTTGCCTACTCTTTGCGTGAAGGCTTGGAATTAATCGAAGCCAAGGGAAGGTTGAGATGTGAAAAAGTTGCTGCTTCGGGGGGAGCATCCCAAAGTGATGCTATCTGTCAGATTACCGCAGACATCCTAAACCGCCCCCTTGTACGGGGAAAAACGGCGGAAGCTTCCTCCCTCGGAGCTGCAATCATAACGGCAGCCGGAATAGGCGAGTATGCTTCAATCGAAGATGCCGTAAAAGAAATGGTCTTATACGAAAAAGAATTTATACCGAACCCCGAGCACCGCTCCCTTTATGACGGTCTTTTCGGCGTATACAAAAAAATATATCCTGCATTAAAAGATATTTACAAGGATATTCAAAGAGTAACAAATTATCCCGAAACAAAAAAAATGAACGGGTAA
- a CDS encoding NAD(P)/FAD-dependent oxidoreductase: MKDEDFSKKLLRLQKKLKRLRLDKKVKIALDVKSVILEGDVSSMEERMAAGYAAARCGFKGVVNDLTINGKGEKPMHLPKIKDSLLEDRNFDAVIIGGGVIGCAIARELSRYDLKIALFEKESDVAMQASGHNDGMIHPGFADNPKKIKGKLNTRGNRMYTKVSEELGFEINRCGSFFLFYHPILKLLIPLMKRRCRLNGVDGDYGYRSREVVKKIDPFMTDKNYGGLWLPSAGVASPMKVTVCYAENACENGAEFFFNTALTGVKKEGTAVTELITNRGTCRTKLLINAAGVWADKVAGLAGDRFFSIHARKGTDAILDKRLKGLQKTSSAMPSLLRLRKGHSKGGGIMPCVEGNLLIGPNAVEVMDREDFSTRPEAFEEIKKHLKLNSKVSPSDIITYYSGTRACTWEEDFIVEASERVDNLVHAAGIQSPGFASAPAVAEDIVKISVSILKKKMDVKLKENFSPIRKAMKPVSEMETEERKALIEKNPQYGKIICRCEEVSEGEIRDAVNNPLNVFTLDAIKRRVRAGAGRCHGGFCTPHILKIIAEEKGIPVETITKKGEGSELVQPIENFEAFSGGEK; this comes from the coding sequence ATGAAAGATGAGGATTTTAGTAAAAAACTGTTACGCTTACAAAAAAAATTAAAACGGCTTAGACTCGATAAAAAGGTTAAAATCGCCCTTGATGTAAAATCCGTTATTTTAGAAGGCGATGTTTCTTCGATGGAGGAGAGGATGGCGGCCGGCTATGCTGCCGCCCGCTGCGGTTTTAAGGGAGTCGTAAACGATCTAACTATAAACGGCAAGGGGGAAAAACCCATGCACCTGCCGAAAATAAAAGATTCTCTTTTAGAGGACAGGAACTTTGATGCCGTGATCATAGGCGGGGGAGTAATAGGATGCGCCATCGCAAGAGAATTATCCCGCTACGATTTAAAAATTGCCCTATTTGAAAAAGAAAGCGATGTTGCAATGCAGGCATCGGGGCACAATGACGGAATGATTCATCCGGGCTTTGCAGATAATCCTAAAAAGATAAAGGGCAAACTCAACACCCGCGGCAACAGGATGTACACAAAGGTTTCCGAAGAGCTGGGCTTTGAAATAAACCGCTGCGGAAGTTTTTTCCTCTTTTATCACCCGATTTTAAAACTGCTCATTCCCCTTATGAAAAGAAGATGCCGCCTAAACGGAGTGGACGGAGATTACGGCTACCGCTCCCGCGAGGTAGTAAAAAAAATAGATCCCTTTATGACCGATAAAAACTACGGAGGCCTATGGCTTCCCTCGGCGGGGGTTGCTTCCCCCATGAAGGTTACCGTTTGTTATGCCGAAAACGCTTGCGAAAACGGAGCGGAATTCTTTTTTAACACGGCCCTCACCGGTGTCAAAAAAGAAGGCACTGCCGTAACAGAACTTATAACCAACCGCGGAACCTGCCGTACAAAACTTTTAATAAACGCTGCCGGAGTTTGGGCAGACAAGGTTGCAGGTCTTGCAGGCGACAGATTTTTTTCGATCCATGCACGCAAGGGAACGGATGCCATCCTCGATAAGAGGCTAAAGGGTTTGCAAAAAACAAGCTCCGCCATGCCGAGCCTTTTAAGACTGCGGAAAGGGCACTCAAAGGGCGGCGGCATCATGCCCTGCGTTGAGGGCAATCTCCTCATAGGGCCGAATGCCGTAGAGGTTATGGACAGGGAGGATTTTTCTACAAGGCCCGAAGCCTTTGAAGAAATAAAAAAACACTTAAAGCTAAACTCAAAGGTTTCACCCTCCGACATAATAACCTACTACAGCGGAACAAGGGCCTGCACATGGGAAGAAGATTTTATCGTTGAAGCTTCCGAGAGGGTCGACAACTTGGTACACGCTGCAGGAATTCAGTCCCCCGGCTTTGCTTCCGCTCCTGCCGTAGCAGAGGACATCGTAAAGATTTCCGTTTCAATTTTAAAGAAAAAAATGGACGTAAAATTAAAAGAGAATTTTTCGCCGATCAGAAAAGCTATGAAGCCTGTTTCCGAAATGGAAACTGAGGAAAGAAAAGCTTTAATCGAAAAAAATCCCCAGTACGGAAAAATAATCTGCCGCTGTGAAGAGGTCAGCGAGGGCGAAATAAGGGATGCGGTAAACAATCCTCTAAATGTATTCACCCTTGATGCAATTAAAAGAAGGGTAAGAGCCGGAGCCGGCAGATGTCACGGAGGCTTTTGTACTCCCCATATCTTAAAAATTATTGCAGAAGAAAAAGGCATCCCCGTTGAAACGATCACAAAGAAGGGAGAGGGTTCCGAGCTTGTTCAGCCGATAGAAAACTTTGAAGCCTTTAGCGGAGGCGAAAAATGA
- a CDS encoding DUF1667 domain-containing protein has product METKNIICTACPRGCRLSVKIEGKNISVTGNKCPKGLSYGKAEAVCPMRILTSTIASSVEGFPRLPVKTSKEVPLKNFAEYMHLIRKLKADSSKSPGDIIVKNFAESGADLISAGGSQ; this is encoded by the coding sequence ATGGAAACTAAAAACATTATCTGTACAGCCTGCCCGCGAGGCTGCCGACTGAGCGTAAAAATCGAAGGCAAAAACATCAGCGTTACAGGCAATAAATGCCCCAAGGGCCTTTCCTACGGAAAAGCCGAGGCCGTCTGCCCGATGAGAATTCTTACAAGCACGATAGCTTCTTCGGTAGAGGGATTCCCCAGGCTTCCGGTAAAAACAAGCAAAGAAGTTCCCTTAAAAAATTTTGCAGAATACATGCACCTTATCAGGAAACTTAAAGCGGACTCTTCAAAAAGCCCTGGAGATATAATCGTAAAAAACTTTGCCGAAAGCGGAGCCGATTTAATCTCTGCAGGAGGATCCCAGTGA
- a CDS encoding NAD(P)/FAD-dependent oxidoreductase — protein sequence MKQLAFNDYDVIVIGGGPAGMAAALAASEKSPELKIALVEREGQIGGILKQCIHDGFGLIRFKERLTGPEYAWRYKEMTEAKENIDIFLFTFLTKLKKENDLFCMEFTNPEYGIFELKARSLVAAMGCRERTDRQVNIHGERPAGIFTAGQAQALINLHGFMPMLTAGKKCVILGSGDIGLIMARRLTLEGAKVEGVYEIKPTPSGLSRNIVQCLDDYGIPLHLSTTVIEVEGRERVEAVKIAQVDKNMHPIAGTEKRIPCGTLILSVGLIPENDILSSLNVPIDGRTKGPIVDQFMHTEIAGLFSCGNALHVNDLVDYVSESGKIAGEAAADFALNMRAGEEKTCPLNISTGAEKLLPLNIRGKILYVVPQKIDTEAEGSIIFYFRASEEMQNVTVSLKVCFEDSPEAETKSGGKTVFHRKYEELKPPEMERFILPCEKLRGAKKLEIVLSESSSENKGANNGN from the coding sequence ATGAAACAACTTGCATTTAACGACTATGATGTCATCGTTATAGGCGGAGGCCCTGCCGGAATGGCGGCGGCCTTGGCTGCCTCAGAAAAAAGTCCTGAGCTGAAAATTGCCCTTGTAGAAAGAGAGGGACAGATAGGCGGAATATTAAAGCAGTGCATCCATGACGGCTTCGGTCTAATCCGTTTTAAGGAAAGGCTTACCGGCCCTGAATACGCATGGCGTTATAAGGAAATGACAGAGGCAAAAGAAAATATCGATATTTTTCTTTTTACCTTTTTAACCAAACTAAAAAAAGAAAATGATTTATTCTGCATGGAATTTACAAATCCCGAATACGGAATTTTTGAGCTTAAAGCAAGGAGCCTTGTTGCAGCTATGGGCTGCCGTGAAAGGACTGACAGGCAGGTAAACATTCACGGGGAAAGACCGGCAGGTATTTTTACTGCAGGACAGGCACAGGCCCTCATAAACCTTCACGGGTTTATGCCGATGCTTACGGCGGGAAAAAAATGCGTAATTTTGGGTTCGGGAGACATAGGTCTTATAATGGCCCGCCGACTCACCCTTGAAGGCGCAAAGGTAGAGGGGGTCTACGAAATTAAACCCACCCCCTCAGGCCTCAGCCGAAACATCGTGCAATGCCTTGACGACTACGGCATACCCCTTCATCTATCAACAACAGTTATTGAGGTTGAAGGCAGGGAAAGGGTCGAGGCAGTAAAGATTGCCCAAGTGGATAAAAATATGCATCCGATTGCAGGAACCGAAAAAAGAATTCCCTGCGGCACCCTGATTTTAAGCGTAGGCCTCATCCCCGAAAACGATATACTGTCAAGCCTCAATGTTCCTATAGACGGAAGAACAAAGGGACCAATCGTAGATCAATTTATGCACACGGAAATTGCGGGTCTCTTTTCTTGCGGAAATGCCCTGCATGTAAACGACCTTGTCGATTACGTTTCCGAATCGGGAAAAATTGCGGGAGAAGCCGCTGCCGATTTTGCTTTAAACATGAGGGCCGGGGAAGAAAAAACTTGCCCTTTAAATATTAGCACCGGGGCGGAAAAACTTTTGCCCTTAAATATCAGAGGAAAAATCCTCTATGTTGTTCCGCAAAAAATCGACACAGAGGCAGAGGGCTCTATCATCTTTTATTTTAGAGCCTCAGAAGAAATGCAAAATGTTACGGTGAGTCTTAAAGTCTGCTTTGAGGACAGCCCTGAGGCGGAAACTAAGAGTGGAGGCAAAACTGTCTTTCATCGTAAATACGAAGAGCTTAAACCTCCCGAAATGGAACGCTTTATTTTGCCTTGCGAAAAACTAAGAGGGGCAAAAAAGCTTGAAATAGTTTTAAGCGAATCTTCATCGGAAAATAAGGGGGCCAATAATGGAAACTAA